A window of the Saccharomyces eubayanus strain FM1318 chromosome II, whole genome shotgun sequence genome harbors these coding sequences:
- the FUR4 gene encoding uracil permease: protein MPDDLSLHLSGSSKRLNSRQPGQSPNGDFAPNGMDLEKEYKTSQSNVTTEVYEASSLEEKTSSKKPQYSSFWKKLYYEHLVVDKSILGVSVLDSFMYNQDLKPVEKERRVWSWYNFCYFWLAECFNINTWQIAATGLQLGLNWWQCWITIWIGYGFVGAFVVLASRVGTAYHLSFPISSRASFGIFFSLWPIINRVVMAIVWYSVQAYIAATPVSLMLKSIFGKNLQDRIPDHFGSPNATTYEFMCFFIFWVASLPFLLVPPHKIRHLFTVKAVLVPFASFGFLIWAIRKAHGRIALGSLTDVQPHGSAFSWAFLRSLMGCMANFSTMVINAPDFSRFSKSRNSALWSQLVCIPFLFSITCLIGILVTAAGYEIYGVNYWSPLDVLEKFLQTSYNKGTRAGVFLISFVFAVAQLGTNISANSLSCGTDMSAIFPKFINIKRGSLFCAAMALCICPWNLMATSSKFTMALSAYAIFLSSIAGVVCSDYFVVRRGYIKLTHIYSHQKGSFYMYGNRFGINWRALAAYLCGIAPCLPGFIAEVGAPAISVSDGAMKLYYLSYWVGYGLSFSTYTALCYFFPVPGCPVNNILRDKGWFQRWANVDDFEEEWKETIERNDLDDDEISVYEHEGEKTFI from the coding sequence ATGCCGGACGATTTATCATTACACTTGAGTGGCTCTTCAAAAAGACTAAATTCTCGCCAACCTGGACAGTCTCCCAATGGGGACTTTGCACCAAATGGTAtggatttggaaaaagaatataaaacATCTCAAAGCAATGTAACTACCGAGGTTTACGAGGCATCGAGCttagaagaaaagacaagttcaaaaaaaccacaATACAGttccttttggaaaaagctGTACTATGAGCATCTGGTCGTTGACAAATCAATTCTGGGAGTATCTGTTCTAGACTCTTTTATGTACAACCAGGACTTGAAACCcgttgaaaaagaaaggcgGGTTTGGTCCTGGTATAACTTTTGTTACTTCTGGCTTGCAGAATgcttcaacatcaacaccTGGCAAATTGCTGCTACCGGTTTACAACTGGGTTTGAACTGGTGGCAATGTTGGATAACAATTTGGATTGGTTATGGGTTTGTTGGTGCTTTTGTCGTTTTGGCTTCCAGAGTCGGTACCGCCTACCATTTATCCTTCCCCATATCATCTAGGGCATCCTTcggaatttttttctccttatGGCCTATTATTAACAGAGTAGTCATGGCCATTGTGTGGTATAGTGTCCAAGCTTATATTGCAGCAACCCCGGTGTCTTTGATGCTGAAATCCATCTTTGGTAAAAACTTACAAGACAGAATACCAGATCACTTTGGTTCTCCAAATGCTACCACTTACGAGTTTATGtgttttttcatcttttggGTTGCCAGtcttccatttttgttaGTACCACCTCATAAAATTAGACACTTGTTTACTGTGAAAGCAGTCTTAGTTCCATTCGCTTCATTTGGGTTTTTAATTTGGGCCATTAGAAAGGCCCATGGGCGCATCGCCTTAGGGTCTTTGACTGATGTGCAACCTCATGGCTCTGCATTTTCGTGGGCATTTTTAAGATCTCTAATGGGCTGTATGGCTAATTTCTCAACAATGGTCATTAATGCCCcagatttttcaagattttcaaaaagccGTAACTCTGCTCTGTGGTCCCAACTAGTGTGtattccatttttgttttccattACTTGTTTGATTGGTATCTTAGTTACTGCGGCCGGTTACGAAATATATGGCGTCAATTATTGGTCACCACTGGATGTGTTAGAGAAGTTTTTACAAACCAGCTATAACAAAGGCACAAGAGCGGGTGTCTTTCTGATTTCCTTTGTCTTTGCGGTGGCCCAATTGGGTACTAACATATCTGCAAACTCCTTATCATGTGGGACTGATATGTCTGCTATTTTCCCCaaatttattaatattaaACGTGGTTCATTATTCTGTGCCGCTATGGCGTTGTGCATCTGTCCGTGGAATTTAATGGCGACATCGAGTAAGTTTACAATGGCCTTGTCCGCATATGCCATCTTTTTATCCAGTATTGCCGGTGTTGTTTGCTCGGACTACTTTGTTGTTAGAAGAGGCTACATCAAGCTAACACACATTTACTCCCATCAGAAAGGTTCTTTCTATATGTATGGGAATAGATTTGGTATTAACTGGAGAGCTTTGGCTGCTTATTTGTGTGGTATAGCTCCTTGTTTGCCTGGTTTTATCGCCGAAGTTGGTGCGCCAGCTATAAGTGTCTCAGATGGCGCTATGAAACTATACTACTTAAGTTATTGGGTGGGATACGGCTTAAGTTTTTCAACTTATACTGCATTGTGTTATTTCTTTCCTGTTCCCGGATGCCCAGTCAACAACATTTTAAGGGACAAGGGCTGGTTCCAAAGGTGGGCCAAcgttgatgattttgaagaagagtGGAAAGAGACAATAGAGAGAAATGACTTGGACGATGACGAGATCAGCGTCTATGAACATGAAGGCGAAAAGACATTCATTTAA
- the POA1 gene encoding ADP-ribose 1''-phosphate phosphatase, whose product MSNITYVKGNILKAATRPRILIHSCNCNGSWGGGIAYQLALNYPKAEEDYIKVCDENGSALLGKCVLLPSYKDSDLLICCLFTSSFGGSSHAGKQSILEYTKLSLDKLRAFRAAEGKTKLRDDIINTYVDDHIKYPIEEYKLEMPQINSGIFGVPWKETEHVLEEFSDSMDFTVYQL is encoded by the coding sequence ATGTCAAATATTACTTATGTCAAAGGTAACATCCTAAAAGCAGCTACGCGTCCTAGGATCCTTATTCACTCTTGCAATTGCAACGGCTCCTGGGGCGGTGGGATTGCTTACCAACTTGCTTTGAATTATCCAAAAGCAGAGGAAGATTACATCAAAGTATGCGATGAAAATGGCTCTGCTTTATTGGGCAAGTGCGTATTACTTCCTAGTTACAAAGACTCGGATCTATTAATTTGCTGTCTGTTCACATCATCGTTTGGTGGTTCAAGTCATGCGGGAAAGCAAAGCATTCTAGAGTATACAAAACTGTCTCTAGATAAATTGAGGGCCTTTAGGGCAGCGGAAGGCAAAACTAAATTAAGGGATGACATAATTAACACTTACGTTGATGATCATATCAAATACCCAATAGAAGAATATAAGCTGGAAATGCCACAAATTAACAGCGGTATATTTGGTGTTCCTTGGAAAGAAACAGAACACgttttggaagaattcAGTGATAGTATGGATTTTACGGTATACCAACTGTAG